A genomic region of Cannabis sativa cultivar Pink pepper isolate KNU-18-1 chromosome 1, ASM2916894v1, whole genome shotgun sequence contains the following coding sequences:
- the LOC115704632 gene encoding AAA-ATPase At3g50940-like has product MVRSTKDVWSLLTSITTIIIVVQTVLYEIKRISEQFIPKQVRERILWIVNSLVNIGFGVTTLSIDEFDDYLGNEIYNASATYLSTIITPSSCQNLKVFMNTNFKRTTKGSEKNMMSLTLENGEKIRDVFNGSIVVVWEFIATTSTSPLKNGSSKAIMNRTFKLSFKKKYLENVVGVGGYLSYVLEKAKAINEERKVVQLFYKLHDDYHYTDGNPWLGIDFDHPSTFQTLAMDEGVKEELILDLERFLDRKEFYKSVGKAWKRGYLLYGPPGTGKSSLIAAMANYLKFDIYDLQLSTIRKDSNLRNLLLSTSNRSILVVEDIDCSTTTITNSDQRLCMQPTNYYSRNYNDKNELTLSGLLNFIDGLWSNCGDERIIVFTTNHKERLDPALLRPGRMDMHINMSYCTYSAFKTLALNYLHIQNHYLFQQIQNKINHVNVTPAEVAEELMRTHHDDVDQALQRLLLTLNSKPTSSSSNN; this is encoded by the exons ATGGTTCGGTCAACGAAGGATGTATGGTCTTTATTGACCAGCATTACTACGATTATAATAGTAGTTCAAACAGTTTTGTATGAGATCAAACGCATAAGTGAGCAATTTATACCCAAACAAGTGAGGGAGAGAATACTTTGGATAGTGAATAGTTTGGTGAATATTGGGTTTGGGGTGACAACCTTAAGCATCGATGAATTTGATGATTATTTGGGTAATGAAATATACAATGCCTCAGCCACATATTTAAGCACAATAATCACACCCTCATCGTGTCAAAACCTCAAAGTTTTCATGAACACCAACTTCAAGCGTACTACAAAGGGATCAGAAAAGAACATGATGTCACTCACTTTGGAAAATGGTGAAAAAATAAGAGATGTGTTCAATGGATCAATTGTGGTGGTGTGGGAATTTATAGCAACAACTTCAACTAGTCCACTTAAAAACGGTTCTAGTAAAGCAATTATGAATAGAACATTTAAGCTTAGTTTTAAAAAGAAGTATTTAGAGAATGTGGTTGGAGTTGGAGGGTACCTTTCGTACGTATTAGAAAAAGCCAAAGCCATAAATGAAGAAAGAAAAGTTGTGCAACTTTTTTATAAATTACATGATGATTACCATTACACAGACGGGAATCCATGGCTTGGTATTGATTTTGACCATCCATCTACTTTTCAAACATTGGCTATGGATGAGGGAGTTAAGGAGGAATTAATTCTTGATTTGGAGAGgtttttggatagaaaagaattCTACAAGAGTGTTGGTAAGGCTTGGAAACGTGGGTACTTGCTTTATGGGCCTCCTGGTACTGGAAAATCAAGTTTGATTGCTGCTATGGCTAATTATTTAAAGTTTGATATTTATGATTTGCAACTTTCTACCATTCGTAAAGATTCTAATCTTAGGAACCTCTTGCTCTCCACAAGTAATAGATCTATTTTGGTTGTTGAGGACATTGATTGTAGTACTACTACTATTACTAATTCAGACCAACGATTATGCATGCAACCTACTAATTACTACTCCAGGAATTACAATGATAAGAATGAG CTAACTCTATCTGGATTGCTGAACTTTATCGATGGATTGTGGTCGAACTGTGGGGATGAGAGAATAATAGTATTCACAACGAACCACAAGGAGAGACTTGATCCTGCATTGTTGAGACCAGGCCGCATGGACATGCACATTAACATGTCTTACTGTACTTACTCTGCATTCAAGACTCTTGCTCTAAACTATCTTCACATTCAAAATCATTATCTTTTCCAACAAATCCAAAACAAGATCAACCATGTGAATGTTACTCCAGCTGAGGTTGCCGAGGAGCTCATGCGTACTCATCATGATGATGTTGATCAAGCTCTTCAACGACTACTTCTCACACTCAACTCCAAAccaacatcatcatcatccaaTAATTAA